The Carassius auratus strain Wakin chromosome 30, ASM336829v1, whole genome shotgun sequence region tatttgtttgaaaatgtttcatcCCTTTtgtactgcaccgacaagcggcaACCGCAAACTGAGAGAAGCAgcagacagcagagtttattaatcctgcgaattctttgctagtggtgcttgcaagcttatacacatatacatatatatataatttatgtattttttttttttttttttttgacgaacagaaattaatttattcaatgacgTTTGAATTTTACTGTAAGATCTACAATGACATGAAATGTGCAGATTTTATTTAGCCTTCTAATTTTATTCTATGCCTGtttaagaaaaacctcacagcctaacatgttttcatttgttatacaaacaacagcaactgaagcTTTATCTTGTAGAGTGTAGTCTGCTGCACTTCTCCGATCGGCGGATCCCGATCCACAGCTTCTATCCCGATAACAAGAGGAAAGAGCTTCAGCTCCGTCAGTTTGGGTCGTAAGGCACCCTGAATAACATGAAAACTCAACAGGAtttgctttctgccatctcggtCTACATTAACTTCTTTCTGAAACGTCAGAAATGAACCAGGCTCATGCATCAGACAAACCATGTCTAgctggacatgtctacttttaaaacaagccatttaaatagtataataataaaataattttatatttaggcctatgtaattcaaatgaaaccaaccagaggtgcagtgtttccagtctgaactcattatctgtaatgatgTCACACCATATTCGGTCATCTACACAATGCGTGAATTCTGTTCATAATTCTAAGTAGCCTACagcctataattaaaacatttaaagtagactaattacagggaaaacttaacttattttaatatacattttaatatattttattccatgtcgttgtagatcacaggctaaagtaaaattcaaatggtgttttatgaataaagttgtcaagtctgctttgtcaataacatgcagcagccggaaaaatataatattattttattattaatttaattaattattattattattattattattattattattattattattattattttaatctaacaagcaccactagcaaagaattcGCAGGAttattaataaactctgctgtctgccgctCCTCTCCTGGTGAAGATAACCTGAGCAGCGGTTGCtgcttgtcggtgcagtacagaagggatgaaaggggcgtttcagcgccgcccacacattcaaacaaatattaaagcataatctcattttttacccacaaacaaaaatacgaaaaatccagctaaattttcgttttccgtttcttaaacaaaaaaaaaaaaaacgaaaatcaaaccgtttctcatttatctttatttatttttaaatagaaaatcgaatgaccaaaagatacacggacccaTCTTGAAAAGCTTGTAAAATTGCTTCTTTTGACTTAGGCAAAATAAGGCACACAAAAGTCACACTTTTGACATAGGCGATTATACTACAGGGGTAGAATTGCACGATCTGTTCAACTGAGGATGTGGGCAATTTTACATCACGAGAAGATATCTTATGCAAAAGAAatcatttttgtcaaaaaatgACGTAGGCAATTATTTTAGGAAGGTGACGATATGTGTTTGTACACTAATAAACCACGAAAAAACACATGGAAGCTGCAAAATCATATAGAGAAGTAGTTGGTAAGCAGGAAAGTGTGCAAAATTTTGACAAACTAACATTAATAACCTAAGGTTATGTGGTAAAGATCCGAATGAGCTCTAGCTCTTACTGCAATTCTTCCTTCTATTTATTATCCCGATATAGGTAGGCTACGTTCAGATTGTCAGTCCAAAAGAACTAACATTAGCACCAAGCTAGCACCAAGTTACTGCAATAAATTAGACTACATACTTTCCCAAATTAAAACAACTTAACATAGGACGTCCGCGATAGAGCTCGAATATGGGTAATGGGAATTACAATCAGGCATGGGCTACTTTATGCTACACAAGCCTACTGCAACGGCTAATaaaatggcaaccaaaatccacgAAAATTTTACCAAAACCTTCGACAAAGCAGGTAACACCGATAGATTATATTTCAATGACAgatataacattaataaaatatatcttaacGTTACACTTACTTGGCAGCCGAACTTCACGCGAAGGAGATCCCGACTAATTCCCACACGGCGGTTATCTAAGGCGCGTCCGAAGTGCGGATCCGTATGTGATCTGTTCTGGGTCCGCTGATTAAAAGCGCAGGCGGGGCCGATCCTGGAGGCGGGGCCGATCCTGTTAGCGCAGCGAAAACGAATCTGACAGTCAGGCGGATCTGGCGGCTTGAGGGCGGGTCCGCCACGGACTCCTTTGCTGTGTGggatataattaatgattttcaaatttaacagccgatagttgtatatcaaaaacatggggaaacatcctccctagaTTTTGCGTATCTGTGTTGAAATTCATCcagatacaacgcggagattgctttattcttctgttgattatgcagATCAGCGTCAGGTCatgtccacagggatttcttctttcaaacacaaacctctcaaataCGCCATACTTTTaattttcgaagagctggttttgttctgactGCTATGTAAGAtcaatgtttctgactgtcaaacaagacgcacagagatttcttataaaacatgttttattaactttatttgataacataatttataactaactgtacaattaaacataatataattatggtaggtttgcattaaataaaagatcgctgtttacattcatgtgtatttttatctatgtttatttgttttgcgaaagatctgcagcataaatcatgaTCTGTCTAGcagccatgtatattgttattcttttgcattaattatcagattaaacagatagtAAAATtattcaagtatttttttattgtgtaaaataataaaatatgttgtgaaaataacgatgaaacagacttatgtatgtgtacaattgagaaatggatacttctggagataaatcgcagcccacgtctcacgaggtaaatatttaatttataaaaaaataataataatgcaaacattttcgagaaataagtaatttgtacatttacatatttggtaagataaaaatacattatatagctgtgtatacatgagttcaactttcatctcGTGAACAGTAACGaaaattagtgtatttaattcattcaccggaCCCAAACATAGTTTCAAATCCattggctcagttaacatttatagtatagtgataatagcagtgtatatcttatttgcatttgaagtgatattataaatcctgtaaacatatagaaggtaatatttggacttctccggttctctgcactgactttaagcacaatcttcttttactgtctatagtatgcacacactcgcgtcgcctGAAGCTCACCGGTCACGTGACTGAAAGCAGGACTTGTAGGAGGTTCAGTGTTGCGGATTTCCTGTCAAATTTGACAGGAAATTTGACaactactttaacactgttgccgcgggttgttttttatgttcatgggttgaagcgaccccaatagcGTGATATTTAGCCGCTGTTATAGGAATTTTACTGGAGGATCCCCGCCGAAAAACGCGATTGTGCTAGCCTTGGGCTAGTTTTTTGTAGCAAATGGGCGGGTTTTGTTGccaaaacctggcaaccctgtcgCCACGCCCTCAACCAGTGTTTTTTCAGTCAGTCCAGCTGTAGCCAGGCAAACCGAAGGATCTTTCATTTGTGCTGGATTTTAATGTTTAGAGTACAGACATACAAACTAAAATGTCAAAATCCATCAAAGAGTTCAGTCTTCACTACGACCCCATTAATGAAAGCAATACTTTTACTAGTGGGGATATTGTGGAGGGACGAGTTGTTTTGGAGGTTATCAAAGAAATAAAGGTGGACAGTTTTTTTGTGAAGCTGACGGGGGACGCACATGTGAGCTGGACTGAAGGCTCAGGTGACGACGAAACAACCTACAGCGACCACGAGAGATACTTCAAACTAAAGCAATACTTCATTCAAGAGAGCTCGAAGAAAGGTGAGGTTGTACATTAGAACATTTCCAATATATAGGAGTATCATATTTTTATCACaaattgtaatacttttatttctTACTGTAACGTGTACAGGAGAAGGCGAAAAGAATACAACTCTTATAGATGGAGAGACTTGTAAGTAAATGGGTTTTATAGCCTATACCTtgcaagtaaattaaataaaattaaataaacgacattaaaaaaaatattcatttgcaCGAAACCTGAAATTATTATTAGCTGATACTAAACtgaatatccctttaaaaaacTCAATTATTAATATACTAATAGTAACTCATATTAACATGTcttttttattaatcagatgGACCAGTGATTAGGCCAGGAAGTCATGTTTTTCCATTCAGATTCCAGCTGCCTCAACAGTGAGTGATACTACTGATGTGCTTTTCATAATACATCTTCAGTTGTTGTTGTTCCTTATTGTGTAAATATGTGCACAGTAAAATAATATTCAGCAGGTGTAATTCACAGCCTATGAACACAATATACAGAACGAGTCAATCAGCAAGAGAGTGTTCCCACATTTTACTTTCTTTCAATTCAGTTACATATAATATTAACACAAATTATCAtcctcgaaaaaaaaaaaaaacatcaatcatattaatatatgcattatCTCACTAAAGTAAGTACACCCCTCACATTTCAGCAACCAACCATATTAGCATATCTTCTCAAGGGACAATACTATAGAAATGAAACTTGGATATATTTTATAGTAGTCAATGTGCTGCTTGTGTAGCAGTATAGATTTACTGTCTTCTGAAAATAACTTAACATACAGCCATCATTGTCAGTATAGCTGGCAACAAAAGTGGGTACACCCTAAGTGACAACAAAGCCGCATGTACTATTCatcatgttcatgtttttgtctgctTGACAGGACCATACATATTTGTGTATCTTGTAATAAAGCAGTTAAGATTTGGTGCTTTGAGTACAATTCTCTCATACTCTTTTCACTTTACATGCTGCCTCTCGGGTCCATTATAGCCAGGCATATAGCTTTTCACTGCTATGATTAGCAAATTGATCTGCCTATGAAACCAAAAATGCAGATTGCATTTATGACATTAAACTATTGTTAGAGCAAAGTTTCCTTCATCTCAATGAAGAAAATACTTATTTGGAGAGTCTTTAACTTCCGACTTTGATGTGCTGACTTCAGAGCTTAGACCAACTGTCAGAAATCTCTGTGTGCCACTTGATAGTAGTCTAAAATTTGTTAAACAAATTGACAGCATggttaaagatgttttttttttttcagctacatTTTTTGGCCTAGGTCAAACCATTTTTTAATCGCTCTGACCTTTGAAAAGCCATTCATGCTTTTATCAGTTCAAGaatagattattgtaatgcactttGGTATCTCAAAGTCATCCCTCAGATGCCTTCAGCTAGTGCAGAATGCTGAAGCCCGTCTTTTAACAAAACACATGTAAACATGAGCACATAACACCAATTCTTTATCCACTCCACTGGCTTTCAGTTTCTTTTTGagttgaatttaaaatgttattgtttgtttttaaagctctcaATGGCCTTGCCCCTCCCGATTTAACTGAAATGCTGGCTTTTCATCAGCCAAACAGAGCTCTTAGTACAACAAATCAACTTTTGCTGGAAGTCCCGAGGTCATGGTACAAACACTGGGGTGACCGGGCTTTTTGTGTAGCTGGGCCCATACTCTGGAATAAGCTTCCCACCGAAATACTCACCATTTCTGACCTGGGCTTTTTTAAAGCTAagcttaaaacatatttatttagactGGCTTTGATATCTAGCAATTTTTGTGacatctttgtgtattttatgtatttctttgttgttggcttttaatttgtgtttttatggcTCTGTTTTTATTGGAAAGCACTTCACCATGTGTGTTGTAAAGGGCTGTATAAGTAAATGTTGATTGATTGATACTGATCACTGGATGTTCAATATGGCACCTCATGGCAAAGAACTCGCTGAGGATTTGAGAATTAGAATTGTAGCTCTCCACAAAGATGGCCTAGGCTATTGAGAGTGGGGAGTCAcctgccgatttgggttgatttgggaggagTCTGAGCCGGTCAGCCATGATGGTAGGACacgctatcggttgccaggggcaatgccttcagaacttcagaacagcccccaacacaaaaacctggtacaggatgtgtcattgggttaaaatcaaattaaaaataaatttacacagctttagcctacatcaaaacattttggaaacgtttgtgtacattgaacatctcgttaccaTCTAGTCTTTACGAAACAGTGGCAGTTATTTAATTTAccttgtcattttggtcaagaagtgtctgctaaatgcaatatGTAATTACAAcacgctaaaacgcatgtgaataagccacagcagaaagcctcgtaactttccaaagacttgtggcctttaaactcctgcattgtgtagtaacttacaccaaaaacaagataattcacaatgtccatatgtgtgcgtgGATgtatggtccaggtctctgtgccattccgctgcagggagctcgtatggatcgatattttggatgcctgagagcttctccaaataccgctgttttgtgcttggtgtaacctaaaaaaaactgtattccattgttcctatgttttccatatgtatcgtgtgaggtactggagcagtttttaaggCAGCAGTAAcctccaggcatggtaaaacagtgcagaattgcaaaaacctcctctactaccgagTTAACAACACGTGTAAACAATCTTGTTTCGCCGCAGGtgtcctgccaacatggcggagactttgatatcgaggggaggggctctgtgctatgacgacaactgaTCACTCTCAATAGGAAGTTTGGTAACATCCTGAAACTGAGTTACAGTACAGTGGTCAGGGTCATGCAGAGGTTTCCAAGATGGGTTCCACTTGGAACAGGCCTTCGCAAGGGTCGATCAAAGAAGTCGAGTCATCATGTTGTGCATAAGGTGCAGAAGctgccttcaaaaaaaaaaaaaagatgcacaagtACTGCCAGCATGGCTTTAGAGGTTGCAGAAGTGGAAGGTCAGCTTGTCAGTGCTCTGACCATAGGCCACACTCTGCAACAAGTCAGTTTGCAAGGCCGTCATCCCAGAAGGAAGCCTCTTCTGAAGCTGGCTCATAAGAAATGTCCGCAAATAGTCCTTGAAGACAACCTGTCCAAGAGCAAGAATTACTGGAACCATGTCTTGTGGTCTGATGAGACTAAGATAAACTTGTTTGACTCAGATGGTGTCCAACATGTGTGGCAACACCCTGATGGGGAGTACCAAGAAAATTGTGTCTTGCCCACAGTCAAACGTGGTTGTGGTAGCATCATGATCTGGGGCTGCATGAGTTTGGTTGGTGCCAGGGAGCCTTAATTGAAGGAAACATGGATTGCACCATCTACTGTGACATTCTTAAGTAGAACATGATGCTTTCCCTTCAGGCAGTGGACAGAACGGCAGTCTTCCAACATGATAACGACCCCAAACTGCCAAGAGGACAACTGCCTAGCAGAGGAAGCTGAAGGTGATGGCGTGGCCAAGTATGTCTCCAGACCTGAACCCTATTGAGCAAAAGGTGGAGAAGCACCATGTGTCTAACATCCAGCAGCTCCGTGATGTCATTATGAGGGAGTGGAAGAGGATCCCAGCAACAACCTGTGCAGCTCTGGTGAATTCTATGCCCAGGAGGATTTTTAAGGCAGTACTAAATAACAAAGGTGCTCGCACAAAATATTGACACTTTGGACATAGTTTTGACATGTtcacttagggtgtactcactttTGTTGCCAGCTATTTTGACAATAATGGCTGTACATTAAGTTATTTTCAGAGGACAGTTAATCTATACTGCTATACAAGCAGCACATTGActactctaaaatatatatatatatatacatgtaatataatatatatatatatatatatacttttgtgaGATACTGTACATACTTCTTGCTAATGCATAATGCACATTTATGCATAAGCTATGTTGTTTATATGAAATCTTATGCACTGTTATTCTTGTCAGAAACCAAAGAGTTTTATTTTTCCCTAATTTCAGAAACATGCCTCCATCTTTTAAAGGATTTCATGGCTCGGTTAAGTATGTCTTGACAGTAAAGCTGAGCAGGCCTTGGAAGTCAACATCTTCTACACAGACAGAATTAAACTTTGTGCTGAGAAATGATGGGACCAATGATCATTTACTGGTATGAATTATAATACCATATTTCACTTTTTAGCACTCATCTATCAATTCACATTAATAGAGAGATGATGTAACCACTTATTAAAGCATTAAGCCCCAAGAAGCCATGCATTTACAATGCATTTAGAACAGCTAATGGGTGCAAGAGAAAccggtcaatttagctcaaagagaatcatttaagattttaaagggaatttggacTGAATTATTGTCGGCCAGTATAGAGTCGGCCAGCGATTTACTGAGTGAGCTGTACAACATCAACACTGCAATGGATactaaaatccaaaatatagtgataacactattaattagcacagtaaccaGATCGGTGGTTTAAGTCATTAActtcacaaaacacaagatacttctcttttgaAATATAAGTATTTAGTGGATAAATCTAGGACATTTATAAACTAATTTATCAGATGAACACACCTATTCAAACAAGTTGTAGAAAGTAAggaaagagaatgaaaatgtgaaatcccaagtttattGCAATATGTGCAATTGCATAGACCTGAACAACCGTCAATCACTTACTTAACCCTCGAATTGAGTTCCTCAATAAGGTTAAAACTTAAAGGTTATATTAAATGCACCAGTTCAGAATCTTGAGGTACTGAAGTTACTTGTTTAGTGGGTTCCCTTTAGTTGTCATCATTTCCGAAAAGGGGGTTTCCtgaggttgctgattggctggatgtTCAGTAGTTGTTGAAGTGATACCTTGGGAAGCCAGTCTTTGGACATTGGCTGAAAATGCAgagttgtgggctggttgaagttttaGAAGTAATGTGATTTTAGAATGTTGTTCTTTTTTCATACAGCAACCACAATCTGGCACACAAGACAAGAAGATGAAACTTTTTGGCTCAGGAAAAATGTCAGTGACTGTAACAACTGAAAAAACTGGCTAT contains the following coding sequences:
- the LOC113049082 gene encoding arrestin domain-containing protein 3 isoform X1 — encoded protein: MSKSIKEFSLHYDPINESNTFTSGDIVEGRVVLEVIKEIKVDSFFVKLTGDAHVSWTEGSGDDETTYSDHERYFKLKQYFIQESSKKGEGEKNTTLIDGETYGPVIRPGSHVFPFRFQLPQQNMPPSFKGFHGSVKYVLTVKLSRPWKSTSSTQTELNFVLRNDGTNDHLLQPQSGTQDKKMKLFGSGKMSVTVTTEKTGYMQGETIKVFVDIDNSSSRDVKLKYSLKQLQTFIAGKSTNRGHKDIVKETRDRIPSGEKSKFIVDMALPHDLTVTFENCRILKVQYELKVYLDVSFASDPEVRFPVVILPAEQQCPPWQGPPGGFQPYPPPQPNLVPYPGELPPPPAGLYPNLYDPTVLPFPGTAAGVYPNPHAIQPGFHPDPSAPVYDPNQSTI